Part of the Deinococcus aestuarii genome, GATGGTGGGACCCATCAGTACGCGCACGGGCTTCGTCACGGGTCTCGTCATCGCCGGTGACCGCACGGCCAATGGGGTTGGCGGCGGCATCTGTCAGGTGAGCACGACCGTGTTCCGCACCCTTTACAGCGCGGGCCTGCCGATCCTCGAGCGGCGCAACCACTCGTACCAGGTGCGGTACTACGACCCGCAGGGTCTGGACGGCACCATCTACCAGCCCAACCTCGACCTGAAGTTCGCCAACGACACGGGCGGGCCTTTGTGGTTCCAGAGCGAGTGGAACGACGAGGAGGCCCGCCTGACGGTGAGTATGTTCGGCCGGGCGCGCCACTTCACCGTGGAAGTCGGGACGCCGCGCACCCTCAAGAGCACCCCTGCTCCCCCGGACCGCCTGATCCGGGACGCCACGCTGCCCGCCGGGGAGCGCAGGCAGGTGGACTGGGCCGCCCCCGGCGCCGTGATCGAGGTGACGCGGCGCTTCGTGCGGGGCGGGCAGACCTTCAAGCAGGACACCCTCAGAAGCACCTACCGGCCCTGGCCCAACATCTTCCTGATCGGCACCCGGCGCTGACCGCCCGGCTGGGGACTCACTGGAGGCTGGAAGGGTCGATGGACCTGCCGCCCTGGTAGAGGCGGTAGTCCACGTGGGCGCCGCTGCTGTTCCCGGTGCTGCCGACCCGGGCGATCACCTCGCCGGCGTTCACCCGTGCGCCGACCCGGACGAGGTTGGCGCTGTTGTGGCTGTAGCGGGAGGTGAGCCCGCCCCCGTGGTCGAGAACCACCGTCCAGCCCCAGCCGCCCTGGCCGTCGAAGCGGGACTCGGTGACGGTGCCGGGCAGGACGGCACGGATCGGCGTGCCGCTGGGAGCCGCCAGGTCCAGACCCGGGTGGGTGGCCTGGAACGGCGTCGTGAGCCGGCCCTGCAAGGGCCGCCCGGCGGCGCCACGCACCGAGGCGGGACGCAGGGTGACCGTCGTGCGCGCGCGGGCCAGCGGCGCAGGGGGCAGACTGAGCCGCTGCCCCACCCGCAGGGGGCGCCGGGGGTCCAGCGCAGGGTTGGCCTTCAGCAGGGCCTGGAGGGTGAGGCCCTGACGCTGGGCGATCCGGGACAGGGTGTCGCCGGGGCGCACGGTCCAGGCCCGCGTCTCGCCGCGAGCATCCGGCAGCCGGAGAACAGTGCCGGCCGGCAGAACGTCCAGGCGGACCCCGGGATTCGCGCGTCGCAGCGCTGCCGCCGTGGTGCCGGACCGGACGGCGAGTCGGGTCAGCGTGTCGCCCGGCTGCACGGTGACGGTGGTGGCGGCGGAGAAGCTGACGGCCGTGAGGGCCAGCGCCGTGAGCAGGAAGCGTCGCATAAACGTGCGGCACCTTACCAAGCAGACTTAAAAGGTTGATGAATGATCAGGCGCGCAGATGAGATGTCCTTCTGTGAGACCGTCAGGTGCTGAAACAGCGCCGGGGAGGACAAGGTGTGGTGGGCACCCTCTCAGGGATGGGACGGACTGGATGCTCAGGGAGCAAGGACTCAGCATTCATGACGTGCGAGGTACTCCACGCGAGGTCTCGTTGCGGGGGATGAATCCCACGTGATCGGTGTCGGCTTCCCGGAATGTCTCACCGGGGGTGGGT contains:
- a CDS encoding LysM peptidoglycan-binding domain-containing M23 family metallopeptidase yields the protein MRRFLLTALALTAVSFSAATTVTVQPGDTLTRLAVRSGTTAAALRRANPGVRLDVLPAGTVLRLPDARGETRAWTVRPGDTLSRIAQRQGLTLQALLKANPALDPRRPLRVGQRLSLPPAPLARARTTVTLRPASVRGAAGRPLQGRLTTPFQATHPGLDLAAPSGTPIRAVLPGTVTESRFDGQGGWGWTVVLDHGGGLTSRYSHNSANLVRVGARVNAGEVIARVGSTGNSSGAHVDYRLYQGGRSIDPSSLQ